The Lolium perenne isolate Kyuss_39 chromosome 6, Kyuss_2.0, whole genome shotgun sequence genome segment CGTTTTGGGTTACTTATAACATAACATATAACAGGAAATGAAATCTAACCGGGATAGCGTGTTGCCTCCCAGGATGAGGCTTCGCCGACAACGCGTGCTGCCGAGTGCATGCATGCGTCGCCGTCATATCTAGTTAGCAGGGGTTGACAAGGCAAGTCCTTGGCCACGCCACTTACTCTTTCTTATATCCACTAGACTTACATGTGGGCACTGGCGGACCTTAGTGAGGTCAAAACCGGGCCATGGCCCGCCCTGCTCTGGAGCGCAACGAAAAATTACACGTATAGTGACAAACCTACTATCTCAGCCCAGTTCAGTGAGACACAGTTCATTTGCTACCGATTTAGTTCGTCACTTCGGCCGTGCGGCGTATGCGCTCGTTTAGGGCAGCAGCCGTGAGCCAACAATTGAACGGCAGACTCGATCTGGTGAGCAACGGCTTCACGGCGAGCGGCGATGGTGCTAAGTCCGCAACCGCCGGCGGCCAAGCAGCCAGGCACCTAGCTACGGTCAGCCCGGCATACCTCCTTTGCCTGCTCCATTTTCCTGCTGCAAGCATTACCCTGCTCCATTTTTCACCATACAAACACAGTATAGTCGCACGCTATTGAATATGTGTATGTATCTGAGCTGATCTTTAACTATATTGTGATCCATTTATTGAATATATGCCTTATAATTTCGATTTTTTTGGTCTCCTTTTAGCTTGGCCCGCCCAATATTTTTCTTGAAGTTCCGCCACTGCATGTGGGAGCTTCGATTATCTTATCCTTTCTGAGATGTAGTAACTATGTACATACTACATGCACGTTGCCACGTTTTGAGATCTTATGGCGTTCTCACTTCTCGGCGGTTCCTGCGGGGAAGAGGCGCTGCTGATGCAGATGCCTGCGGTGACAGGCCGGATTTTCGAGGCGTGCCTCTGCCCTCTGTCTAAATCCATTGGGACTTCGGCTCGGCAACCACATGATCGAGATGGGCCAAGAAGTCGCTGCTCCAGCCTGCCTAGTACCATGAACGTTCGTGATAAAATAATAAAGTCAGCGGTTGACCAAACTAAATATAAAGATGTTTTGGTAGGAAAACCAAAACTTACTTATAATCCAGGTAGTAACTAGTTAGTACGCACCCCATGCAACACGTGTTACTCTCCATTTATTAAACGGAAATACGAAAAAttaaataaagtactccctccgtcccgaatTAGGTGTCGGCAGGTTTTTTTTGCGAAAACCACCCCTTCGTTTTCCCGACAAAACTTCGCATCCCTCCGCACTGCGCCCTTGTCTTCTTCCTGGCGGCGACGCCCCGACAACCTCGTCGCTACCGTCGACGGCGCCCACCATCCTACGCCTTCCCCCTCCGTCCCACGCGCGCCCGACGTCGCCTCCCTCTCTTCTCTCTCGTCTCGAGCGGTTTCCCCTTCTTATCACGTCCCCGAGCCTACATCCTCTCGTGCCCACCGATGTGGTGCTAAAAATTGTGATTTTCCTCCTGATCTCTCtttgatggcggtggcggcggcacggCGGAGCTCAAGTGGTGGAGGTGGCTGGAGTAGATCCAATCGCGGTATAGATGGAGCTCCAGTCGTGGCGGTGGTTGAGGCACGACGGAGCTGCAGTCGAGGTTGAGCTCAAAATGGTGATTTTGCTCCGGATATGTCtcggtggcggtggtggaggcACGGCGGAGCTGCAGTCCAGTTTGTTGGTGGAGGAATTTCTCTCGATCCAAAAAATCCTCTTTTCTCGCTGCTCGATTGAGGCAGCAGCGGCGATGACGGGGGACGTCGGCATCCGTCCATGACCACAGCGGCTTCGATGTTTCGGGTGTCCCATCTGCTCATCAAGCCCTCCTTCAGGTGCCTCTCCAGAAAGGTGAGCACGGGCTTCTcccctgttttcttttcttgttgttttccggcgatGGACGAACAGTGTCCGGCGATAAACTTCTGAATTTCTACTGAATCGCTCCCCCCAAATTTTCCATTTCTCAGACGATGATGTTCCTGGGGAAACTGAGGTGCAGGGCGTCGGCAGGTATGGCGAAATCAAGGTGTACGCGGTGCTCAGGGACGACGGCGCTGACTATCTGAAGGACAACGGCCCCTGGGAGGCCCTGTTCGACGACCCTGGGCCAAGGGTTCcgattgagttgggcaagttcctgGACGCCAAGCAGGTGCTCAACGTCGTCCGCTTCAACATCCAGTACTGCGAGGCCCGGCAGGATCTGCTCACCATCATTTGTGCTCCACAACAAGGAGCGCGAGGCCGCCGGCGCGAGGAGCTCGAGGCCGCCGGCGCGGAAGGCGAGCTCGCGAGGGGCAGGGGGCCTCCAGCTAGAGGGCAGCGCAAGGCCGGCGGGGCGCGAAGCTGCGGATGCGGGCGCGTGAGGGCCGCCGGCGCGAGGCGCGGGAATCCGCCGGCCAGCCGGAGCGAGGCGCGGGAATCCGCCGGCCAGCCGTCGTGAGCCTGCGAGCGCGGGAGTCCTGATCGCGATCGATGGATTGCGGAGGGATTCGATCGTCTCGGTTTTCAAATTGTAAGGGTGCAAATGCAAAAAACGATTTGAACTAGCTTCCGACATTTTTttctggacggagggagtatgtatatTTGAACCGTCTACACCTTCATGTTTGCTGTGACAAGATCTTAGTGTCAAACGTTActattatccacaaacaaaatatCTGTAGTATATACTACGTACACTAGAACACTAAAGTAACATGTGTGATATCAGCCACAATATCTTGAATCTCCCACCGTAACATTAAACTACTGATATAGATAAATAGAGTTCATACTCCATATGTTCTCATCTTCAAAAATACAATGATATCAAGAAGTGATTAGATCTTCGGTAAAAGCACAAGTGCATATACAAGAAAAACATTTGTGGGATGACTTTAGTGTACATATTTCACATGccaattatttttattttatgtaaTTAAGAAAGTTATATTGCTGCATTGCAAGTCCTTTTTGGACATGAGTGTGATTTTTGGAAATGTTACAGAATGAGAAACTTTGATCAACGATCACATACAAGTGCAATGTATGTGGTTCCAAAAGAACAATTTTCTGTAGCAAATGGAAACTTTTTTACGGTTTATATATAGTTTGTTGGTAATTCGAGTTCTGATTTGATTGATTTATTTGGTAATTGTATAATAAGAGTTCTCACAATAAATATCGTCGCGGACACAAAATCTGGCATGCTAACATAACATCAAGAAGTATGGTTCACACAAAAAACAATTAAACAACGAAGAACCAAACATTTCTGTAACCATTAGAAATATAACTGTGCTACTTTTATGTTGGCTTGTTATGTTTACTGATATTAAGTCCATAGATACACACATAATATCCAAACAATaagtttgaaactaaattttgatAAGCAAGCAAAATATGGGTTCATGATACTAACCTATTTTGTGGCCAACCTTCTCGTCATCACATCCACCAATTGCTCTTGCTCAATTATCAAACAAAAGTATAGCTTATGTTAGCAATTTTTTGCCATTTGTCATTATCCGTTTCTTTGACTAAAAACTAAATTGTAGTTAATCAAGAAAAAATACTATATGGCATACTAGGAAGGATTTCATGTCATTTTGTGCTACGTGTTGTCTTTTTCATTCCGCTACAAATAGAATGTGTCATATAAGAATATAATAGCTATATGATAACCATTAATGTGAATGGATCTATGTTAATGCAAAATGTCATAATGTGTGTATATATCTAATAATTGATCAAGGAGACCACCATTTTTTCTCTTGTGTGCATTCATACCACCTTAGAATTTGTTTATCCTCGGAAATAAGTAAGTCGATCAAATGCAGGTGTCTGCTTGCAAAACCTCAAATAGATATATTATGATTTTGATTCTGATTGTATTGTACTAAACTATCGGTTCAATTCTCTGTTTCCCACAATCACAATCTTACTACTCCATCTGGCCCAAAAAATATTTGTTGTGGTTTTAGTTCATATTTAAACTAAAACCACGATTAGTAttttggatcagagggagtattacACTCATAGCGAGCATAAAAAGACAATACCACAACATGCTCTAAGTGCACAAACAATCAGGACATAAGTATCCATCCTCTCTCATCCTCCCTCGATTGCATACTCGCTATAGCAACTCGAAGTTGAGCCAGAAAAACTCATGATTATTAGTGCAGAAAAGGATGTTGAGAAGATCCTAGCCAAAATTGTATCCACGAGAGCATTGCTGGCAGTCACGTGTGATGAGGCTGCATAATTTAAGCTAGCAATGATAGTAGCAGCGCTGATTTCATTAATTAAAGAAAAAAGTCACACATAAATTCAGTGAATTTGTGTCACGTAATCAAAATTCAAATTATCCAGTATTTTTTAGTAAATCATACATGTTCCTTTGACTATTTTGGAAAAGTTTTGTTATATTAGGGTAACAGGTTTATGATTTAATTGCATTTTGAGCATGAAGCATAAAAAGCTATTTAATCATAAACCATTGATCGAAATGAAACTGAAGTTTCCTATAAAACATTCCAGAATATATATGCCTCACTGGGATTTTttcaactttttctagatactTTGAATTTTGAGTACAACATTTTGATCAACCCTGTCCATTAGGTCTTGGTCGGAGGGCAGTGAGATCGACAACTTTGCTTCACGAAATCACTGAATCTCTGTCTGGGAATAGCCTGCTTGTTTTTTACAGGACAAGAGGAGCGGAAACTCGTTTTGGAACCCAGGTTCAGATGCTCCCTTTATGTATTTTTACTTGTATTCAGAAGCAGGCAGCGTTTTATGAACAGTATGCAGGTCAAGCATCTGCAAGCATTTAATTCCTATGCGTCCGTTGGTCCTGGACGGAAGAAACGGCATGCACCGTCAAGATTGTCAGCCACCTCGGTTGGCTCTATTTCGTTTGTAGCTGTTTCCGCCCACCTGGAGGCGTCACCTGATTGCAGATACCGGTTAGTGAGATTTACAAATtccggttagagcatctccaccgggcgGCTTCCAAATAGAGGCCTCGGCCATCAGCACTGCTGTATGGAGATTGCCGTCAGAGCATTctctatttggggatgctgctcccacaccggtccCCATAAGTCTCGATAGAATTTGAAACTTGAAATGATATTTAAAACCAGAATTTATACATAATTCATACGAAATTCATATGAAATCTATACAAAAATTATTTGAATTTAAACCTAAATACAACTTAAACTTAACCCTAATCTACTGgccgtcggttggggcgcgcgatGGGTATGCCTCGCCGTCATTCTTCCCTTTGCCGCCTACGTGTGCCCACCTCTCGGaccttgcttcgcgcatctggcggtggagcatggcggccggtgTCGCAGGAGCTTGCTGGCAGCACTGTCAGCCTTTGCCGAGAAGCCTCGTTCTCGGCGCGCCTCGCTTGCTCGCCCCTCGGTTGGCACATGTTCAGCTTTCCTCACCTTTCCGTTCGTGCTAGTTCAGGTCCGCATTTATTAGCATACATATCTCTGGACCGTATTTGCGTACCAATACCTGACCCTCTGTTTCACCTACACTTTCTGCGCGTCTTCAAATAAAAGGTAGTCATGCCACGCAGGGATGCCCAGACAACGTAATTGGTCCAGCAAAGCAGGTGCATTTAGTACCGGGAGCCAAAACTGCATCCTCTTTCTTTCAGGGCTATTTAGTTGAAGTTAGACCCGGAAATTTAATTGGGCTCCCTATACTCCCTCCACCCAAAAAACACATTTCAaattgtcaaaaaattctaaaaaaattcACATGTACATTTCGACAATCTATATGCGTTCGTACAGTTTGGCGAAAAACCAATATTGTTTGTGCTCGATGTAAAAAAAAA includes the following:
- the LOC139832585 gene encoding chlorophyllide a oxygenase, chloroplastic-like — its product is MTTAASMFRVSHLLIKPSFRCLSRKGVGRYGEIKVYAVLRDDGADYLKDNGPWEALFDDPGPRVPIELGKFLDAKQVLNVVRFNIQYCEARQDLLTIICAPQQGARGRRREELEAAGAEGELARGRGPPARGQRKAGGARSCGCGRVRAAGARRGNPPASRSEARESAGQPS